A segment of the Gossypium hirsutum isolate 1008001.06 chromosome D10, Gossypium_hirsutum_v2.1, whole genome shotgun sequence genome:
tcttgctgagatagtatattgccctttctttccttcttgcttcatcatgttggcctaacacgcaccccatggaattgtCCAACACCGTTAAGTACAGTATTAATGTCCTATCTGGACTAGGTGGTGATAGCACTGGAGTATTGGACAAGTACTATTTGATTTTGTCAAAAGCCCTCCGacattcctcatcccatacacccgtattatgtttcttcagaagacggaatatggggtcacatttctcagttagttgtgaaatgaaccgggtAATGTAATTCATTCTTCCTAGAAaacctcgaacttccttctgagtgcgTGGTGGAGgcaaatctcgtattgccttgactttgtctagGTCGACCTCAagtcctttttcactgactatgaaAGCTAGCGatttccctgatctggctccaaaggtGCATTTTGTTAGATTAAGCTTGAGCTAGAACTTCCTCAGTCTCAAAAACAATTTTCTCAGAACTTGAACATGCTCCTCTTCAGTTTTGGATTTtacaatcatatcatcgacataaacttaatttccttgtgcatcatgtcatgaaacaaggtcaccatggctctttgataagttgctcctgcattctttaatccaaagggcatcactttataacaaaacgttccACACAAAGTGATGAATGTTGTCTTTCCCATATCTTCCGGATACATccttatttgattgtatccagaaaagtcatccatgaaagaaaacagtgAATAGCCTGCCATATTATCCACCagagtatcaatgtgaggcaacaGGAAATTGTCTTTTGAACTGGCCTTGTTCAAGTCCttgtaatccacacacattcgcactttCCCTTCTTTTTTAGGGACAGGGacaatgttggctacccattgCAAATATTTGACCTCTTGCAAGAACCCAACATTGAATTACtttttgacttcttcttttatctttagcACAATATCGGGCCTCATTCTCCAGAGCTTTTGTTAAACTGGCTTACGATCTTCTTTTATAGGAAGACGGTGAACCACAATATCAGTGCTTAAcacgggcatatcctggtatgaccatgcgaagacctCTTTGAATTCACAAAGTAATTTAATAAGGTATTGTTTCGTCTTTGCGGTAATGTCTGTTCCGATCTTTACCTCCTTTCCTTCCTCTAGGCTCACCATTTCCaatgattctttgtgaggtaggattttcTTATCCTCTTGTTTTATCATTCTCAAAAAGTCCGGAGATACACCACAGTCTATGTCATCTTTAAAATCCTGAGATCCCTTTAAACACCTGttttgctcaaaaggagattctgagccTGAAGTAGTGTCACTCATATCATTAATACCCAGGGACCTATGATAGATGccaaagaatatataaagaatgtatgaatttatgaatactTCTTTGTAAAATATGATTATGTATAAATAAAacaatgatgtggaagaaaatccagaagaataaaataatattggcTCAAacaaaaatgtattttattagaataatgacgttcagacacaAGCCAATTTCACTAAGAAAttcctatcatttttaggctaaaaataacaagaatgttctgaacattactctggATAACCTCTAAAAACTATAGGGATttcctccgcagtccaattgtttagctcgctcaTAGGTTCATAAGGGCGAATCcctaacaaggtcccttcttcagCTGAGTCTATGGCATTGATGTGGACATTTCCCAGCATTTCTTCAATACTTTCCTTTTTGGGTCTCCTTCGCCCGGGATGAATGAACCTCCCTAATACAAAGATCTTAGATATGTAGGGAAAAGTCATAGGCTCCCACTTAACTTCATATCCACTCAGGCGTACCCTTCTCCTCTCTTGCCTTCTTTccatttcctttctcttttgttttatgtCTGGTCTATAGCCTAAGCCAAAACAATCAAACTTTTCTTTTAGCATTGGTGTCTCAACTCCTCCTTGAAGATATCTTCCTAACCTTTTTCCCAATAAAGCCCCTCTTCCCACCATCAATTGAAGACCCATCTTTGTAATCTTGGATATTTTTGGCACTGGGATTCTGCTACCCTCAGTAATAAATGTTGCATTCACGAACTCTAAGGATCAGAACGAACATTCTGCTGCCTCCTCATTAATCGCCAAATATGGTGCATCACAAGTTATTGACGCGATAATACCCTCTTTGGCATTTATTGTCACCAACCGTCCATCTGATACTAATTTCAACTTCAGATGTAGTGATGAAGGTACAACCCTTGCCGAGTGTATCCAAGGCCTTCCCAACAGACGGTTATAGGAAGGTTTGATATCCATTACAAGGAAGTCCACCTCATAAATAGTTGGGCCAATCAGTAATGATATCTCAATCCTTCCCACAACCTTTCTttctgttccatcaaatgccctcactATATTTTGATATGTCTTTATATGTGAGCTATCCACAGGCAGTCTATTAAGAGTGGATAAGGGCAATACATTCAATGCGAATCCATTATCAATCACAACTCCCGGTAATGTATACCCTTTGCACTGAGTACTAATGTGCAAAGCCTTAGTGGACCCCATACCCCCAGACGGTATTTCGTCatcattgaagaaaataaaattgtcggcacttatattgttgaccaaCCGATCCAACTTGTTAACAGAAATATCATTAGCCATATATGTTTCGTTCAACACCTTCATTAACGCACTTCGATGAACCTCTGAACTCAAGAGCAAAGCTAACACAgatatgcgagctggttgtttaTGCAGCTGTTCCACAACACTGtactcactgtgtttcaaaaatttcaaaaattctttGGCTTCTTCTTCATTTATTGGCTCATTAATCAATGGCTTAGATTCAACTGTCTTCTCCTTATTTTGCTCTTCCGTCAAAATTTTTCCTTCTACCGGTTCTGCTCGGGCATTTATCAAATTGTAGCGCTTCATACTACACATATAAGAACCCGTCTCTTGATTTCCTTTGGTAATACTGACCGAAGCTTCTCCTCCTGAGATTGTTGTATTGCACTCATAATTACAATGGACCTTTTTACTGTCTTTATATGAGAAATTTACTGGTTTCTGAATCATAATTTTTGGCCTCGTTAATCTTAGGGTGTGAGATGATAATCACAGGATGATCTACTTTCCCAATCATTGTCATTAACTCCGACGCGTATATGCTTCTTTTTTCCTCCGCTTCTTCATAaaactccatttctttattatccaTCATGCTCTGGACCAGAACCCTAAACTCTTCACATCTTTGCATTTCGTGCCCCACCTCATGATGgaactcaaaataatttttaatctcACCCTTTTCCTCAGAATTCGAGATGATTAACCCTCTTCTGGCCATCTTTTTCCAAACCCATTTCAAAGGGGTTTTCACTTCAGCAATATTTGTCTTGACACTTTTCCCCATATTTTCACTTATCATGTTTACCCCATTATCAGtatgattgggtaatggattttCTGCACCAGATGCATCATCTACCTTGACAACGCTCATATTAATAAGCCTTTCAACAAGCTTCTTAAaagcagtacaattttctatggAATACCCCGTAATTCCTGCATGGTAGTCACACTCTGCATTCGCATCATACCCTTTAGGATACGGAGGTTGTAAAGGGTTTAAGTAAAAAGGGGAAACAACGTGTGTATTGAATAaactctgatacaactccttatatgacattggaattggtgtgaactggggCTTCACAGTACTTTGTCTCACAccagattcttgtcttgatgaaccctgCTGATTAGTaaccacctttcttggctgatttaTTGTAACCACTTTGTTGTATGTCTTCACGTTGttcacttcttctttttttcctcaaGGTTGCCCTTCTGTTACtttctccagcatcaatcttttcGCTCCTAATagcactttcaatcatttcaccattcatgactatgtcagcaaagctttttgtggcacttcctaacatatgtgtgatgaacggggccttcagtGTATTTATAAAGAGCATTGTCATTTCTCTTTCCAAGAGCGGTGGTTGGACCTGGACAacaacctccctccacctttgcgcatgttgcctaaaactttcatttgacttcttttccatgttttgcaaggtgattctatTAGGAACCATTTCTACTACATGACTGtactgcttcataaaagcttgtgcCAAATCTCTCTAGGAACCAATCCTGGTAcagctcaattgattgtaccatttagacgCTACCCCTATGAGGCTATCCTagaagcaatgtattaataattggtCGTTATTGACATATCCAATCATTCGCCTACAAAACATGGTGATGTGGGCTTCAGGACAATTGGTCCCATTATACTTCTCGAATTCTGGCATCTTGAacttgtaagggagcaccaaatCTGAGACCAAAATTAAATCCTTAGCATCAATCCTACGATATCTCTCAGTGCTTTCTATTgccttaaatttctcttcaatcca
Coding sequences within it:
- the LOC121222043 gene encoding uncharacterized protein → MDKMIKSQGNIMTQLTQLLAKGKDKGKGHMANVEEGEDDGPLYPPGFTPLHVQTQAEVYPRKLSITIGSQQFQAGATRVMNFQTGLGSNPKNNPVNLIIPDFDEPRKVVTNQQGSSRQESGVRQSTVKPQFTPIPMSYKELYQSLFNTHVVSPFYLNPLQPPYPKGYDANAECDYHAGITGYSIENCTAFKKLVERLINMSVVKVDDASGAENPLPNHTDNGVNMISENMGKSVKTNIAEVKTPLKWVWKKMARRGLIISNSEEKGEIKNYFEFHHEVGHEMQRCEEFRVLVQSMMDNKEMEFYEEAEEKRSIYASELMTMIGKVDHPVIIISHPKINEAKNYDSETRGEASVSITKGNQETGSYMCSMKRYNLINARAEPVEGKILTEEQNKEKTVESKPLINEPINEEEAKEFLKFLKHSEYSVVEQLHKQPARISVLALLLSSEVHRSALMKVLNETYMANDISVNKLDRLVNNISADNFIFFNDDEIPSGGMGSTKALHISTQCKGYTLPGVVIDNGFALNVLPLSTLNRLPVDSSHIKTYQNIVRAFDGTERKVVGRIEISLLIGPTIYEVDFLVMDIKPSYNRLLGRPWIHSARVVPSSLHLKLKLVSDGRLVTINAKEGIIASITCDAPYLAINEEAAECSF